In Lemur catta isolate mLemCat1 chromosome 18, mLemCat1.pri, whole genome shotgun sequence, a genomic segment contains:
- the IQCF6 gene encoding IQ domain-containing protein F6 isoform X1, with the protein MATQNVSKALTGGTCPADGGQCLKLEKAAIKIQSWWRGNLVRRTLLHAALGAWVIQCWWRSMQAKMLEQRRRLALRLYTCQEWAVVKVQAQVRMWQARRRFLQARQAACVIQSHWRWHASQTRGLIQGRYEVRASRLELDIEILMA; encoded by the exons ATGGCCACACAAAATGTGAGTAAGGCCCTTACAGGAGGGACCTGCCCAGCGGATGGTGGGCAGTGTCTAAAG TTAGAGAAGGCAGCCATAAAGATTCAGTCATGGTGGCGTGGCAACTTGGTGCGCCGGACGTTACTGCACGCAGCACTCGGGGCCTGGGTCATCCAGTGCTGGTGGAGGTCGATGCAGGCCAAGATGTTGGAGCAGAGACGGCGCCTGGCACTAAGACTCTACACCTGCCAGGAGTGGGCAGTGGTGAAGGTGCAGGCACAGGTTCGAATGTGGCAGGCCCGCAGACGGTTCCTCCAGGCACGCCAAGCGGCTTGCGTCATCCAGTCTCACTGGCGCTGGCATGCCAGCCAAACCCGAGGCCTGATCCAGGGCCGCTATGAGGTCAGAGCCAGCCGGCTGGAGCTCGACATCGAAATCCTCATGGCCTAG
- the IQCF6 gene encoding IQ domain-containing protein F6 isoform X2, with protein sequence MATQNLEKAAIKIQSWWRGNLVRRTLLHAALGAWVIQCWWRSMQAKMLEQRRRLALRLYTCQEWAVVKVQAQVRMWQARRRFLQARQAACVIQSHWRWHASQTRGLIQGRYEVRASRLELDIEILMA encoded by the exons ATGGCCACACAAAAT TTAGAGAAGGCAGCCATAAAGATTCAGTCATGGTGGCGTGGCAACTTGGTGCGCCGGACGTTACTGCACGCAGCACTCGGGGCCTGGGTCATCCAGTGCTGGTGGAGGTCGATGCAGGCCAAGATGTTGGAGCAGAGACGGCGCCTGGCACTAAGACTCTACACCTGCCAGGAGTGGGCAGTGGTGAAGGTGCAGGCACAGGTTCGAATGTGGCAGGCCCGCAGACGGTTCCTCCAGGCACGCCAAGCGGCTTGCGTCATCCAGTCTCACTGGCGCTGGCATGCCAGCCAAACCCGAGGCCTGATCCAGGGCCGCTATGAGGTCAGAGCCAGCCGGCTGGAGCTCGACATCGAAATCCTCATGGCCTAG